A window of the Oncorhynchus masou masou isolate Uvic2021 chromosome 13, UVic_Omas_1.1, whole genome shotgun sequence genome harbors these coding sequences:
- the cldn8.2 gene encoding claudin-8 produces the protein MDRSYMGSATAYSVYGKPPQSYFDPAYDEKAAKSYMDSVYEEKKRVEKKARSEAVCCEVVALVFGFVGLIGVSAVTGLPMWKVTAFIQENIIVMETRWEGLWMNCYRQANIRMQCKVYDSLLFLPADLQAARGLMCSSVAVSAIALILSAVGMKCTKVVDHRPRTKHIVLVTGGCLFLVGCVTTIIPISWTANVIIRDFYNPLLIDAQRRELGEALYIGWVTSALLFVAGVILLCRHAPRVGDDEMERMGNGPGYIYQPGVNYQPGVNYQPGSAYAYQPYSYQPNYSAPPGSVVYAPNQYM, from the coding sequence ATGGACCGGTCCTACATGGGCAGTGCCACTGCTTACAGTGTCTACGGGAAGCCGCCTCAGTCCTACTTTGACCCGGCCTACGACGAAAAAGCAGCAAAGTCGTACATGGACTCAGTGtatgaggagaagaagagagtagAGAAGAAGGCCCGCTCCGAGGCCGTCTGCTGCGAGGTCGTGGCGCTGGTCTTCGGATTCGTCGGCCTGATCGGTGTCTCCGCGGTGACCGGCTTGCCCATGTGGAAGGTGACAGCATTTATCCAGGAGAACATCATCGTCATGGAGACGCGCTGGGAGGGCCTGTGGATGAACTGCTATAGACAAGCCAACATCAGGATGCAGTGTAAAGTGTACGACTCTCTGCTGTTCCTCCCCGCGGACCTGCAGGCCGCCAGAGGCCTCATGTGCTCCTCCGTAGCTGTGTCCGCCATCGCTCTGATCCTCTCTGCCGTGGGGATGAAGTGTACCAAGGTGGTGGACCACCGGCCTCGTACCAAACACATCGTCCTGGTGACCGGGGGATGCCTGTTCCTCGTGGGTTGTGTCACCACCATCATCCCAATCTCCTGGACGGCCAACGTGATCATCCGTGACTTCTACAACCCTCTGCTGATCGACGCCCAGCGCAGGGAACTGGGAGAGGCGCTCTACATTGGATGGGTGACCTCGGCTCTGCTGTTTGTGGCTGGGGTCATACTGCTGTGTCGCCACGCACCCCGGGTAGGAGACGATGAGATGGAGAGGATGGGCAACGGGCCTGGGTACATCTACCAGCCTGGAGTGAACTACCAGCCTGGAGTGAACTACCAGCCTGGATCAGCATACGCGTACCAGCCATATTCCTACCAACCCAACTACTCAGCTCCACCCGGATCTGTGGTCTACGCTCCTAACCAGTACATGTGA